The following are encoded together in the Streptomyces tsukubensis genome:
- a CDS encoding amidohydrolase yields the protein MPPGLAAELTAFRRDLHMHPELGNQEFRTTEAIKARLEEAGLAPRVLAIGTGLVCDIGDRDAEGVRPMLALRGDIDALPIPDTKTGTAYRSTAPGRAHACGHDVHATVVLGAGLVLADLDRRGLLPNPVRLIFQPAEEVLPGGAPDTIQAGVLEGVGRIIALHCDPKVDAGRIGLRHGPITSACDRLEIVLGGPGGHTARPHLTTDLVTAAAKVATDVPALVSRRVDARSGLAVTWGRIESGHACNVVPQHAELSGTVRCLDLDAWRLAPDLVHGAVTEIADLHRAKAEINYIKGVPPVVNEPATTELLREAMTARRGAASIEDTEQSLGGEDFSWYLEQVPGAMVRLGVRRPGDRVARDLHRGDFDVDESAIAVGVELFTAAALLDVG from the coding sequence ATGCCGCCCGGTCTCGCCGCCGAGCTGACCGCCTTCAGGCGTGATCTGCACATGCACCCGGAGCTGGGAAACCAGGAGTTCCGTACGACCGAGGCCATCAAGGCCCGGCTCGAAGAGGCCGGACTCGCACCGCGCGTACTCGCCATCGGCACCGGGCTCGTCTGCGACATCGGCGACAGGGACGCCGAGGGCGTACGGCCGATGCTCGCCCTGCGCGGCGACATCGACGCCCTGCCGATCCCCGACACCAAGACCGGCACGGCGTACCGCTCCACGGCCCCCGGACGCGCACACGCCTGCGGCCACGACGTGCACGCCACCGTGGTCCTCGGGGCCGGCCTCGTCCTCGCCGACCTCGACCGGCGTGGGCTGCTGCCCAACCCGGTACGGCTGATCTTCCAGCCGGCCGAGGAGGTGCTGCCCGGCGGCGCGCCCGACACGATCCAGGCGGGCGTACTCGAAGGCGTGGGCAGGATCATCGCGCTGCACTGCGACCCGAAGGTCGACGCGGGCAGGATCGGCCTGCGCCACGGCCCGATCACCTCCGCCTGCGACCGGCTGGAGATCGTCCTGGGCGGTCCTGGCGGGCACACCGCGCGCCCGCACCTCACCACCGATCTGGTGACGGCCGCGGCCAAGGTCGCCACCGACGTTCCCGCGCTGGTCTCCCGCCGCGTCGACGCCCGCTCGGGACTCGCCGTGACCTGGGGGAGGATCGAGTCGGGCCACGCCTGCAACGTCGTACCGCAACACGCCGAACTGTCCGGCACCGTGCGCTGCCTCGACCTGGACGCCTGGCGGCTCGCGCCCGACCTGGTGCACGGGGCCGTCACCGAGATCGCCGATCTCCACCGCGCCAAAGCGGAGATCAACTACATCAAGGGCGTACCGCCCGTCGTCAACGAGCCCGCCACGACGGAGCTGTTGCGGGAGGCGATGACGGCCAGGCGTGGCGCCGCCTCCATCGAGGACACGGAACAGAGCCTCGGCGGCGAGGACTTCTCCTGGTACCTGGAGCAGGTGCCGGGGGCGATGGTCAGGCTCGGGGTGCGCAGGCCGGGCGACCGCGTCGCCAGGGACCTGCACCGGGGCGACTTCGACGTGGACGAGAGCGCCATCGCGGTCGGCGTGGAACTGTTCACCGCTGCGGCCCTGCTCGACGTGGGCTGA